The DNA sequence CCTATTATAGGAAATTTTAACTATCAGTCAATACCGAGCGGGTTTATTAAAAATTAGAGCCCGTATTTTTCAATAATCTGTTCCCGTTTTTTCCCTAAGATATCATACTTCTGCCCAACCTTCTTAAAGGCTTCTATCGCCCGGTCTAAATGGTCCTTATTATGTGCCGCGGAAAGTTGCACCCGAATCCTCGCTTCACCCTTAGGGACGACGGGATAGAAAAAGCCAATCACATATATCCCCTCATAGTATAAATCCCGAGCGAATTCCTGAGCCAGTCGGGCATTATAAAGCATAATGGGCACAATGGGATGAATCCCCGGTTTGATATCAAATCCGGCTTCGGTCATCTTCTCCCGGAAATACTTCGTATTCCATTCTAACTTATCGCGTAACTCGGTCGTTTCCGAAAGTAAATCAACCACCGCAATGGTGGCGGCAATGACGGCCGGGCTCACTGTATTGGAAAAGAGGTAAGGTCGGGAACGTTGACGGAGGATTTCAATAATCTCCTTCTTTGATGATGTGCAACCGCCGGAGGCACCACCCATCGCCTTGCCAAAAGTGGTGGTGATAATATCTACCCGTTCCATAACTCCCCGATATTCATGAGTTCCTCTCCCGGTCTTACCGATAAAGCCGGTGGCGTGGGCATCGTCAAACATTACCAAGGCGTCATATTTATCCGCCAGTTCGCAAATGTCGTCAAGTTTGGCAATGTCGCCATCCATAGAAAAGACACCATCGGTAGCGATGATTCGGAATCTCTTATTTTGGGTCTCTTTCAACTTCTCTTCCAAATCTTTCATATCTCCGTGTTGGAAGATGTACCTTTCCGCCTTACACATCCTCACCCCGTCAATGATGGAGGCGTGGTTTAAGCGGTCAGAAATTATCGCATCCTGTTCGGTAAAAAGGGGTTCAAAGAGTCCAGCATTGGCATCAAAGCAGGAAGAATAGAGGATGGTATCCTCAGTGCCCAGAAATTTACTTATTTTCTTCTCCAAGATTTTATGAATATTTTGCGTGCCGCAGATGAAACGAACCGATGACATCCCATAACCATGGGAATCTAACCCTTTATGGGCGGCTTCAATTACCTTCGGGTGACTGGAAAGCCCCAGGTAGTTATTGGCACACATATTAATCACATCTTTCAAGGGCGCTTTTTCTGGATATTCTACCTTAATGTCCGGTCCCTGGGGAGTATGGATGTATCTCTCTTCCTTATAGAGACCGGCCTTTTTGGTATTATTCAACTCTTCAATTAAATAGTCTCTTATTTTACCGTAAGCCATAAATCCTCCTCATCTATTTTCTTAAAGGTAAGATTAACCAAAAAAAACCTTTTGTCAATCAGTTTTCAATTCAATTCCCCGGCGACTCTGGACAATAAAATCTAAGAGAAGATTGATTTCCGGAGAGGGGGGGAATTTTTTTATTTCTTTTAAGGCATCGCTCAGGTTTAATCGGGAGCGAAAGATTAAACGATATATCTTTTTGAGCAGGGCGATTTTCTCCTTAGGGAAATGATTTCTTTTTAAGCCCGTAATATTCACCCCTCTCACCCGGAAGGGATTACCTTCGCCAATCATAAAGGGGAGTAAGTCTTTTTTTAAATAGGAACAGGCGCCAACAAAAGCATAAGAACCGATCCGCACGTGCTGATGGATTCCAGCCATCCCCCCAATGTTCACAAAATCAAAAATCTGGCAGTGACCAGCGATTTGGGCGAAGTTGGTTATTATATTGTGGTTACCAATCTGGCAGTTATGAGAAATGTGGCAATAAGCCATAATAAAGTTATGGTCCCCAATCTTCGTCTCCTTCCCCTTACCCGTCGCTCGATGGATGGTTGTGTATTCCCTTATCACATTACCCCGACCGATTACCACCCGACTCTTTTCCCCTTTATATTTCAAATCTAAGGGGGGCATCCCAATAATTACCCCCTGGTAGATTTTATTCTCCGGACCAATAATCGTTCCCTCGCCAATTACCGCAAAGGGGTAGATAATAGTCTTCCGGCCAATGAAGGAATTTTTCTCCACTATTGCATAAGGAAAAATTTTTACCTCCTCCTCAATTTCTACCGATTTATCAATAATGGCTAAGGATGAAATCTTTGACTTCGCGGACAACGGTGAAATTAACGCAAGGCTGATTAGTTTTTAACCCCTTTTTCTTAAGCTTTCCTTTCTTTCTTCTCTCTTCTCTTCTCCCGAAGCAAGAGTTTATCCCGGTCGATTCCCGCGGCACGCAGAGCGTTTTGCCAACTGCCAAAGAACCGGATGGCTGCGGAATGGAGAGGACGGAAGATCTTCCGCACCTCCGTCGTGGTGCTTATCTTTACTCCTTTCTTTTCTAACTTTCGGATTTCTTTCAAGACCCTTTCCTTACGCCATCTCCTTGCCCAGAAGACCTTCTCCGGATCAATCCCCACCGCGCGCAGTGCATTATGCCAAGAACCAAAATAGCGACTGGCGGCGCCGAGGAGTTTTCGATCGTATTGGCGCACCACACTCGGAGTTAGAGAAATTTTTTTCCGGCGGAGTTCTCTTATCTTCTTCTTTACCAATGCCGCGTTCCAGCGGAGATTTTTTCTAATCTCATCGTAATTTAAACCTGCTAAGGTGATTGCCTTTTCCCAACTGCCAATATACCTGTAGGTCGGATATAATAGAATATAGTGCTTCTTTCTAATGTAACTAAGATCCAGGGGTTCGCCTCGCGCCTTTAATTCTTTTATCTTTTCAATAACTAATTCCTTAGACCATTTCGTTTTTCTCATCTTTCCTTAAATCCCAAAAGGATTTCGCCGGTTAGGGCAACCTCTTCCGCCACTTTTATCACACCTTGAAACTTAAATATATTTTCTCGCTTCTGAATCAATTCGCATCTCACCTTTAAGGTATCACCGGGACGAACCATTTTCTTAAAGCGCACCTTATCTAAACCCAAAAAGAGAGGTATCTTATTTCCTCTTTCTTCCTTCGGAATTCGTTTTAAGAGTAAAATGCCGGCGCTTTGGGCTAATGCCTCACAGAGCAAAACACCCGGCATTAATGGGAAGTTGGGAAAATGACCAGTAAAGAATGGTTCGTTTACCGTCACATTCTTAATCGTGGTAATCGTCGTCTCCCCTTCCTCCACCACCCGGTCAACAAAAAGGAAGGGGTAACGATGAGGAAGAATTTCCTTTATCTCGTCAATTTCCATATCCCAACTCCGCCATCCTTCTTAAAATTCTTTGATTCAGTCGGTGCGAAGGGTTACGGGTGAAAATTTTACCCCGCAGGTATCTTCCGATAACTCTTAAATCCCCCAGCAGGTCTAAAATCTTGTGGCGAATAAATTCCTCATCGGTGCGCAATCTTTTCGGAATGAGAATTTTCCCTTTCTTCTGATAAGAGAGACCAATTCTTTTTAAAAAGGAAGGAGAAGGATAGCGCCCAAAGGTTTTCGCCCAGACAATTTCTTTCTCATAAAGAGAAGGGGTGAGATGAGAAAGGGAAAAGGAAGAAAAGAGGCTTAAGGGGGAATAAGAAAAAGAAGCCCTTATCTCTAACTCCTCTCCCGGCAGGAAGGCGATAAAGGAATCCCGGTGAAATTCCACTAAAGGCTTTTTCACCAGAAGGAACTCTTTTACCTGCTCTTGATTTCGGATCTTCGCCTTTCTCAGAAGATTTAAGTACTTCTTGCCGCTCCCATCAAAGAAGGGGAATTCGCCACCTCTAATTTCCACTTTTAGGTTATCAATCCCCAATCCGTAACAAACCGAAAGGAAATGTTCAGGCATCAGGATACCATTAAAGGAGAGGGTTGATTTTGTAACCCTGACCTCTTGCCAATTTAGTCTCTTTCCGTTAATCACAATACCCGAATCCACTGGCGCTGGTGCCAAAGAAATCTCAACCGGACACCGCTTAAAAATTCCCCATCCCCTGGCCCGAACTTTTTTTTTATCGTCTTCTGCCAAAAAGAAGAGAAGTTCATTGTTTCTTAAACAGGTCTAAAAATCGGTCTTCGTACTTTTCAAAGAGACCCCATTTGTCCAATTCTCTTTTCAATTCGTATGCCTTACTCTTATCAATCTTTGCTTCCTGGAAGAGCCTTTCAATCTTTTCAAAGATGTGATAAGGAATCTTATCCTTTTCTACCACCTCTTCTTCCGCTTCTCCCTTCATTTCAAATAACTCGCGCATTTTATCTTCCATCATTTGAAATTGGGCATCCATCTCCTTAATCAGCAGATCCAATTCTTCAAAATTGATGCGGGTGGCTAAAATCCTTTGGAACGCTTCGTTTAATGCCTTCCAGGCTCTCGGATTGGGAAAGTTTATGGCGTAGACCGGAATGGTTGCTAAAAGGCAGGCCGCTGGTATCTCCCGTTCCTGGGCGTAACCGATGAGAAGCCCGTTGAGACCTGAGATATTACCCGCCTCCATAATTTTAATCCCGTATTGTAAAAGACGGTCGCGCATCCCCTTTTGGTTGGCCACTCCGTAAACGACCGATTTATCCCGATGGCTCATCGGTACCGGAAAGGAAGCACCGGTATAAATCTCCTTCACCTGAATTTCTTGTGCGAAGTCAAGGATTTCCGCAACCAACTTTTTGCCCGTTTTCCCTGAGAATTGGACCTCGCCTTCAAAAACGACCACATTCAATTCGGGATGGAAGAAGAAGGTGTAGTGGGGAGGAGGGGGTAAGAAGACAATCCCTTCCTCCACCCCGACTTCCTCCGGGGTATAAAATTCCGACATCGCAATCTGGGCAAATTTTACCATTTGGAGATTCCTTCTCAAATAATTAACCGCCCCAAAGCCCACATTTCCCATCCCCGGCCAAGCGGCAATAAAGATTGGCTTTTCAATCTTCATCCGTTTTAAGATTCTTATCGCCATCAATAAATAATAACTAATTTTCCAAATATGTCAATGCCGCTGGTTAGGGAGAGATATAAAACTATCACCTAAGATTTTCGGCGAGTCCTTCTATCTCCTCCTTCTTTCCGACAGAGAAGACAGTAATTTCTTTATCAATTCTCTTTATCAAACCCTGAAGGACCTTTCCGGGTCCGACCTCTAAAAATTTTTTATACCCTTTCTCCTTCGCCTTTTGCACCATCTTCGTAAAAAGAACGGGACTCGTTAATTGTTCAAAGAGGGAATTTTTAATTTCGGTAGCGTTGGGGGCGATATCCCCACTCTTATTCATAATTACTGGTATCTTCGGCTCCCTAAATGCAAATTCTTCTAAAAACTTCTTGAACTCTTCGCCGGAAGATTTAAGTAATGGAGAATGGAAGGCGCCCGAGACTGGTAAGGGAATTACTTTTGCTGCTCCGGCCTTCTTTGCCTCTTCGCCCGCCCTTTTTACCGCTGCCACCTCCCCCGAGATGACAATTTGGTCAAAGGCATTATAATTGGCAGGTACCACGACCCCTTCTACTTTTTCGCAGATCTCTTTCACCTGCTCTTCACTTAACCCAATGATTGCCGCCATCGTCCCTGGGTTTTTCTCCCCTTCCTTATACATCAACTCCCCTCTTCTTTTGACCATTTTGAGAACAGAGGGAAAATCAAAGACGCCTGCACAATAGAGGGCGGTATACTCACCCAGACTATGGCCGAAGGCAATCTCCGGATAAATCCCCTGATTCCTTAAAATCTCGAAAACGGCAATGGAGTGAACCAAGACCGCTGGTTGGGTGAGGAAGGTCTTCTTTAACTCTTCTTCCGGGCCAAAAAAGGATAGAGATTTGATGGGAAGTTTTAGATAATCCTCCGCCTCGTCATAAATCCTTTTTGCCTCTGGGAAATTATCATAAAGGTCTTTTCCCATCCCCACATATTGGGAACCTTGACCGGGAAAGGCAAAACCAAGCTTCATTTTATGATATAAAGGACATTAAATAAAGGGATCACCGCTTCTGGTTGACTCTTTTTTTCCTCGGGGATTTCGGTCTTGATAAACTTAACCCCTACTGCCCGCACGCAGTTATCCTTTATCGTATACCCTTCGCATTCCACTTCGCCCCCGGATTTGAGATAAATGGTAGGCATTTATCCCTCCCTTAGCCTTCGGGTTTTGGTAAGGAGCAGCGCAAGGGTTTATCTACCCGATATCCCAAGGCATAGTCCGCCTGCATCAGTTTATGGATTTCCCTTGATCCTTCATAAATCTGTGCCCCTTTGGCATTCCGGTAGAACCTTTCCACAGGATATTCATCCGAATAGCCATAAGCACCGTGGATTTGAACTGCGTTACTGGCGGCTCTTTCCGAAGCCTCACAGGCATACATCTTCGCCAAAGATGTTTCTTTCGTATTTCGTAGACCCTGATTTTTTAACCAACCAGCTTTTAAGCAAAGGAGCCTTGAGATTTCATAATCCTGAGCCATTTGGGCGATCATCTCTTTTACCAATTGGTGCTCCGCAATACTTTTTAGAAAGGTCTTTCTCTCTTTCGCATATTTTATTGAGGCATCAAGGCAGGCTCTAATTAAACCGGTGGCACCCCAAGCCACGGTATATCTCCCCTGGTCTAAGGCGAACATTGCAATCTTAAAACCTTCCCCTTCTTCCCCCAAGAGATTTTCCTTTGGTACTTCCACATCCTGCAAAGAAATTGAGCCGGTATTACCCGCCCGGATTCCCAATTTGCCGTGAATCGTAGCGGTCGTTAGACCTTTCATTCCCCTTTCCACAATGAAACAACTCATTCCGCTGTGGTCCCGTTTCTTCTTCTTCTCCCAATCGGTCCAGGCGAAAATTAGAAAGTTGTCCGCAACATCGGCTAAGGAAATCCACATCTTTTCTCCATTCAGCACATAGTACCCATTTTTCTTCTCGGCTCGGGTTTCCAAAGCCACGACATCACTTCCGGCATTGGGCTCAGTCAAACCAAAGGTCGCAATCTTTTCACCCTTCGCTTGGGGGATTAGGTATTTTTTCTTCTGTTCCTCATTACCCCAAGAGAGGATAGTAAGGCTGTTGAGACCGATGTGAACCGAAAGAATTACTCGTAAAGAGGTATCAACATATTCCAACTCTTCGCAGGCTAAACCCAAGGCGATGTAGTCAAAACCCGCACCCCCGTATCTGGTCGGGATTGATAATCCCAAGATATTTAGTTCTCCCATCTTCTTTAAGATATTTTTATCAAAATAGGCGTTGCGATCGTTTTCGCGGATGTTGGGTAGGACTTCCTTCTGGGCAAACTCTTTAGCCAATCTTTGGACCATCAGTTGCTCTTCACTGAAGGAAAAATCAATCATTTTCCCTCCCCTTTTTTATTGTCCGGGTAAAAATTGAATTGATGTTTTGCAAAAGTTTCTTTAACGAAAAGATCTCCTTCAACTCCTCCTTTTTTAAGTAACGACCAATTTCTTCATCCTCCCCTACCACCTTCGGAAAATCTTTTCCTTCTTCTTGGGCGCGAAACGATAATCTCTGGACCATCTCATAGGCTACCGAACGTTTTAATCCTTTTTTCACTAAGGCGAGAAGTAAACTTTGGGAGTAAAATTGTCCCTTTGCCAATCTTATATTTTCCAACATCCTTTCGGGGGAGACCACAAGATTTTTTAGGACCCGAGTTAAGAGATTTATTGAGTAATGCAAGAGATTGAAGGTGAGAGGGAGGATAATCCGTTCCGCGGCGGAATTGGTTAAATCCCTTTCGTGCCAGAGGGGGATATTTTCCAGGGCGGGGATGATTTGGGAACGAATGATTCTTGATAAAGCGCAAACCCTTTCGCAAAGGATGGGATTTTTCTTATGGGGCATAGCCGAAGAACCCTTTTGGCCGGCAAAAAATGGTTCGGCGACCTCACCAATTTCTGTCCTTTGTAAGTTTCTAATCTCTGTGGCAATCCTTTCCAAAGAACCAGCGATAATGGCGAGTACGGAAACAAGGTGTGCCAAACGGTCTCGGGGCAATACTTGGGTGGAAACTGGTTCTGGTTTCAATCCCAACTTTTTTAATGCCGCTTCTTCTACCATTGGTGGCAATTGACTGAAGGAACCTACAACCCCAGAAATTTTGCCGAAGGAGTTTTCTTCTTTTACCTCAGCCATCCTCTTGATATTCCTCTCCGTCTCCGTATACCAGGATAAACATTTTAATCCAAAGGTAATTGGTTCCGCATGCATCCCGTGGGTCCTGCCCATCATCGGCGTCTCTTTGTATCTTAGTGCCAATTCTTTAATCGTATCCCTTAAACTATTGAGAGAGGAGATAATTATCCCGCAAGCCTCCTGACATCTTAAAGCCAGAGCAGTGTCAACGATATCATAGGAAGTTAAACCAAAATGGATATATTCCGAATATTTGGGGATACTTTTTTCTAAACTAAGAACAAAGGCAATAACATCATGCCCGGTGACCTTTTCCAATTCCTCTATCTCTTTTAACTTATATTTTGCCCTTTTTATATATTGGTAAGCCTCTTTGGGGATTATACCCAATTCCGCTTGGGTTTCGGCAATTGCCTTTTCCACCTTTAAGAAATAACGAAACCGATTTTCCTCCTTCCAGATTCTCTCCATTTCTTTGGTGGTATAGCGGAAAGGCATTTAATAGCGGTAAAAGATTCTTATCTCTTCACCCTGCCGGTTGATTATCATATCAATCCGATTTTTTAATTTATCCGCGATCTCCTTGAAATTCCGGGCATTATTCGGTTTTTGATTATTAACCAAAATAATCACATCGCCTTCTTCCAAGCCAATCGCTTCGCCAATCGTATTCGGTTTCACTCGCACAATCACTACCCCTTGATCCGTGGTAAGCCGATATTTTTTCTTTAAGGCACGGTTGATGTTAGAAACCGTGATTCCCAATTTCGTCTCTATCTCCTCCGGAGTCTCTTCCGGCTTTTGTTCTTTTGCCTCCAAAACAAACTTCTTCACCGTATTGATGGGAATGGCAAAACCGATCCCTTCGGAGCCGCCGGCATGAGTGAAAATAAATGTGTTAATACCAATTACTTCTCCATTAGCATTGATTAAGGGACCGCCGGAATTTCCCGGATTGATTGCCGCATCGGTCTGAATCATATTCTCATAAGTCCTTCCGAACCGCTCCGAGGAGATTGTCCGGTTTAAAGCAGAGATCACACCAACAGTCACTGTTGGCTTGGCATCCTGGATTAACATCCCAAATGGATTGCCCAAGGCGATTGCCCATTCCCCAATCATTAAATCATCGGAATTTCCCAATTCGGCATACGGCAAATTTTTCCCTTCAATCTTCAAAAGGGCTAAATCCTTTTCCTGGTCTAAATCAATAATCCGGCCGGAAAACTCTCTTTTGTCCGGAAGGGTTACCTTGATTTCCGTTGCCATCTCCACCACATGGGCATTGGTAACAATATAGCCGTCCGGGCTAATAATTACCCCAGAACCTAAACCCCGGACTTCCTCCTTAAATCTCCTTTGGGGAAAGAAATCCCGGAAGAAATCGGACCAAAACGGGTCGGAGAAGGGAGAATAGAAGGGTGAGGAGACAATTTTAATCTGAGTGACGGTAATTGAAACGACCGCGGGACTAACCTTTTGCGCGGCAATGACAATCGCATTTCTTCGGGAGTTAGCAATCTCCTTTTGGGACTCACTTACTTGGACAAGAGACGGTAAGGGGGATGGGGGAGAGGTTGAGAAAGAAGGTAATCGGAAGCGGGGGCGAGAGAAAACCAATAAAAATAAAGAAAAACCAATTATTATCCCCAGGACTATATCCCGAAACCTTTTCGCCATCTTTCAATTGTACCAAAAATACCAGAAAGTCAAGTTTTTTCTTCACTTGGCTATAATGTTCCTGAACGGTCTATAGACCGTTCAGGCTTAAATAAGTAGTTATGGCAATCGTCCTCTCTCAATCTTAATCTTATGCTCAAAAAAGACCCCACCCAAAAACAATGGTAACCGTTACGGGTCGTACCCGTTTCTTGAGGTGAAATTTTTATTAAGGTTTTTAACTTTTTGGGTGTTATATTATAAGGAGGCAAGTATGGGAGTGATAGATGTCTTAAAGAGGATTAGGGTTGACCTTTTTGGCTTTCCATTTCCCGAAGCGAGAGAAAAATCTGGCAAAGGAGGTGCTCTGGGCAATCACTGAGGCACTCCAAAATAACTGATCCCCAAGGGGAAAACCGAAAAAGAAGAGGGTGAGAGGTAAAAAAGGAGGGTTTTATCTTTATAAGAAGTGGGGGGCGATATAGGGGGCGGTATAGGGGATTTAATAGGGGGCGTAAGGGCAGGTCTAAGAGAAGGTGTAATTCCGGATTTAATAGAGGGTTTAATGGAGGATATAATACAGGGTGTAATCGGGGGTCTAACCGAGAGTCTAATAGGGGGTGTAATCCCGAGCCGTATCGGGAAGGTAAGGGAGGGGGTAATGGGGGATATAATTGGGAGAGGCTTCCCAAGAGTGGTATCTTTTGTAATACGGTCAAAAAGAGACTTAAACAATTATGGAGTAAGACTTATCTTTTGAGAATTAGCAAAAAAGAAAGAAGAGAATGGGTAGGGGGAGAGGAGTCATCGGGAGGTTAGATAAGATAGCACTTTCCGACTTTTGGGTGGTCGCGATCTCTCTGAATAGTACAAGAAAATAAAAAAGGCGGAGAGGGTTGACTCTCCGCCTTTCTCTTTTTGTGGTTTTAGTGCAAGATTATCGCCTTGGTCGTTTGCGAGCCATTATCCAGTTTCATCTTTAAGAAGTAAATGCCATTGGAAATTGAATTGCCATTTCTATCTTTACCGTCCCAAACCAAGTTGCCATCTTTCGCTTCGTTTATCTCCTTTACTACTTTACCGGTCGCATCATAGATTGATAGCCCTTTCACACCTTTGAGAATAAGAGGCATCCTCAATGGATTATTGATCTTTATCTCGGTTTTAGTAATTCCCTTTCCTTCTTTTATCTCCACTTGCTGCCGGCTGAAAATTAAAGTACCATAGGTTGCCGCATTATTCCAGTTTGCTCCCGGCATCGTTGTGGGCCAAGTTCCCCAATAAACACTCCCAGGGGCTGCTGAGACGTAGACATAGAAACCAACCGTATCCTCTTCCGGATTGATCGTATAGTTCCATTTCTGAGTTCCCTTTGCTACTACCGCCTCAAACTGCAAATGACCAGAGGCAGTACTTGCCCGAGAGATACCATTACCGGTTAACCAACGAGTCCAATAAGCGCTTGGGATATTCCCCGTGCCGATTAAAGCCCGATAAACGACTGTATCCCGGGTCAGCCAGACGAACCAGTGGTTCCCTTCCGAAGAGTCAGTGGTCCAGACTCGGTTATAATTCTCATCCAAGTAACAACCAAACTGGTCGTAGTCTTCCCGGGTTGCCTTGGCGACAAAGTCAAGTGCCCAATAGACATTATTGGAATCGTGTTTCACATACAGGAAGACACTGCCTGGTGGTCTTGCCCCACTCCCTTGCATATTTAAGACATCGGAGATATCCCATTTTAAGGCATCCGCCCATTCCGTTGGTTGGATCTCACCATCAACCGTTGGGATTACTTGATACCAGGGGGCAATTAAAGTATCCCGAACTAAGAAAGAAAAAGTAGTCTGCCTTAAAGTATCATTTGCTCGGTTGGAATCGTTCGGCAAGTCGGTAAACATCTTTACTTGATAAGAAGCACCGGCCGGACCAACTAACCAGTTTGGAAAAGAGACCAAAGCGGTCTCATTCGGAGCGAGGGTTCCGGTATAAGTTAAATTCTGATTATAAATCCTTGTGCCCGCAGAATCAATCCAACAATAGACCGGAATATTGGAGACACTATTCGTGCCGAAGTTTTTAATTCGGGCAAGGGGGGCAATTACACTATTCGGGTCAACCAATTGGGTCGGTCTTCTTATTGCATCAACCCCAACATCCAATCCGGTTGGTGGAGGGAAATAAAGCCGCAAGCAGACAACCTCATCCGGTGTGCCTTGATTGAGATATAAGAGAAAAGTATCGCGCCACATCTCACAACCACCCGCAATTCCCGTAATCTCCGGTATCACCTGCTGGTCAAGTTTGGTAAGAACCGGATAACTGAACTTGGCAATCTTTCCCTGAGAGGCTCCGGTCTGGACCGACATCCAAAGGAAACCGTGATTATCATAACCAACACCATAAGAGGTATCAATATTAGAATAAGAATGGGGATTGTATGGTGTATCTTTATAGAATTTCCAGAAAGGAGTACTGAAATTAAGAGAGATGAGGGAATCTAAGGGATCACTACCTAAGGCACGATGACAAGAAAGACCGGTTCCCGGAGTAAAAGAGCGGACTACGGTTCGGGTCGGGACATGGATGACATTAACTGCTGTTCTCCAGGAGGCAAAAACCGTATCGCCCCGGCAGGTCATATCCCGCCAGCCCCACCGGTCAGTGATTCCCGCGGGTTGGTTAAAGGAATCAATCAAGGTGCGCGTCCTTAAATTATAGACATAAACTTCCATATAGTCAGGGGAGGTGGTAGAGGAAGCACCTTCGGAGACCCAGAGGATGGTATCGTTAACCGGGGTTAAGCCAACATGGTAAGTATCGGGTAAGGCGATCCGCCATTCAATCGTATACGGAATCGCCTTTTCTACTGGTGACGGAGGAACTGGAGAAAGTTTTGGAACTAAAACCTCATTAGTGAAGTCAAAATTCTCTGCGGGTTGTTCAGAAGGAGTAAGGGAAGTCTCTCCGGCAAAAAGGAAAACGAAGATAGTTAAAAATAAAGATATTTTATAAAGTTTCATAAATCCTTCCATAAACTTTAATAATAACACAAAAACTTATTTTGTCAAACACTCAACTCGCTATTGAAGATAACCGCGAAATCTTGTGGTTCCATTTCTCTTATCTATCCTATCTCGCGGAGATAATTTTTCTTATCTTGACTTTGAAATATCCTCTGATAGAATAAAATATGAAAAAAGAGATAAAGACCATCTTAG is a window from the candidate division WOR-3 bacterium genome containing:
- the kbl gene encoding glycine C-acetyltransferase, which translates into the protein MAYGKIRDYLIEELNNTKKAGLYKEERYIHTPQGPDIKVEYPEKAPLKDVINMCANNYLGLSSHPKVIEAAHKGLDSHGYGMSSVRFICGTQNIHKILEKKISKFLGTEDTILYSSCFDANAGLFEPLFTEQDAIISDRLNHASIIDGVRMCKAERYIFQHGDMKDLEEKLKETQNKRFRIIATDGVFSMDGDIAKLDDICELADKYDALVMFDDAHATGFIGKTGRGTHEYRGVMERVDIITTTFGKAMGGASGGCTSSKKEIIEILRQRSRPYLFSNTVSPAVIAATIAVVDLLSETTELRDKLEWNTKYFREKMTEAGFDIKPGIHPIVPIMLYNARLAQEFARDLYYEGIYVIGFFYPVVPKGEARIRVQLSAAHNKDHLDRAIEAFKKVGQKYDILGKKREQIIEKYGL
- the lpxA gene encoding acyl-ACP--UDP-N-acetylglucosamine O-acyltransferase, which gives rise to MSAKSKISSLAIIDKSVEIEEEVKIFPYAIVEKNSFIGRKTIIYPFAVIGEGTIIGPENKIYQGVIIGMPPLDLKYKGEKSRVVIGRGNVIREYTTIHRATGKGKETKIGDHNFIMAYCHISHNCQIGNHNIITNFAQIAGHCQIFDFVNIGGMAGIHQHVRIGSYAFVGACSYLKKDLLPFMIGEGNPFRVRGVNITGLKRNHFPKEKIALLKKIYRLIFRSRLNLSDALKEIKKFPPSPEINLLLDFIVQSRRGIELKTD
- the fabZ gene encoding 3-hydroxyacyl-ACP dehydratase FabZ translates to MEIDEIKEILPHRYPFLFVDRVVEEGETTITTIKNVTVNEPFFTGHFPNFPLMPGVLLCEALAQSAGILLLKRIPKEERGNKIPLFLGLDKVRFKKMVRPGDTLKVRCELIQKRENIFKFQGVIKVAEEVALTGEILLGFKER
- a CDS encoding UDP-3-O-acyl-N-acetylglucosamine deacetylase; this encodes MAEDDKKKVRARGWGIFKRCPVEISLAPAPVDSGIVINGKRLNWQEVRVTKSTLSFNGILMPEHFLSVCYGLGIDNLKVEIRGGEFPFFDGSGKKYLNLLRKAKIRNQEQVKEFLLVKKPLVEFHRDSFIAFLPGEELEIRASFSYSPLSLFSSFSLSHLTPSLYEKEIVWAKTFGRYPSPSFLKRIGLSYQKKGKILIPKRLRTDEEFIRHKILDLLGDLRVIGRYLRGKIFTRNPSHRLNQRILRRMAELGYGN
- a CDS encoding PAC2 family protein, encoding MAIRILKRMKIEKPIFIAAWPGMGNVGFGAVNYLRRNLQMVKFAQIAMSEFYTPEEVGVEEGIVFLPPPPHYTFFFHPELNVVVFEGEVQFSGKTGKKLVAEILDFAQEIQVKEIYTGASFPVPMSHRDKSVVYGVANQKGMRDRLLQYGIKIMEAGNISGLNGLLIGYAQEREIPAACLLATIPVYAINFPNPRAWKALNEAFQRILATRINFEELDLLIKEMDAQFQMMEDKMRELFEMKGEAEEEVVEKDKIPYHIFEKIERLFQEAKIDKSKAYELKRELDKWGLFEKYEDRFLDLFKKQ
- the fabD gene encoding ACP S-malonyltransferase, which codes for MKLGFAFPGQGSQYVGMGKDLYDNFPEAKRIYDEAEDYLKLPIKSLSFFGPEEELKKTFLTQPAVLVHSIAVFEILRNQGIYPEIAFGHSLGEYTALYCAGVFDFPSVLKMVKRRGELMYKEGEKNPGTMAAIIGLSEEQVKEICEKVEGVVVPANYNAFDQIVISGEVAAVKRAGEEAKKAGAAKVIPLPVSGAFHSPLLKSSGEEFKKFLEEFAFREPKIPVIMNKSGDIAPNATEIKNSLFEQLTSPVLFTKMVQKAKEKGYKKFLEVGPGKVLQGLIKRIDKEITVFSVGKKEEIEGLAENLR
- a CDS encoding acyl-CoA dehydrogenase family protein, with protein sequence MIDFSFSEEQLMVQRLAKEFAQKEVLPNIRENDRNAYFDKNILKKMGELNILGLSIPTRYGGAGFDYIALGLACEELEYVDTSLRVILSVHIGLNSLTILSWGNEEQKKKYLIPQAKGEKIATFGLTEPNAGSDVVALETRAEKKNGYYVLNGEKMWISLADVADNFLIFAWTDWEKKKKRDHSGMSCFIVERGMKGLTTATIHGKLGIRAGNTGSISLQDVEVPKENLLGEEGEGFKIAMFALDQGRYTVAWGATGLIRACLDASIKYAKERKTFLKSIAEHQLVKEMIAQMAQDYEISRLLCLKAGWLKNQGLRNTKETSLAKMYACEASERAASNAVQIHGAYGYSDEYPVERFYRNAKGAQIYEGSREIHKLMQADYALGYRVDKPLRCSLPKPEG
- the purB gene encoding adenylosuccinate lyase encodes the protein MPFRYTTKEMERIWKEENRFRYFLKVEKAIAETQAELGIIPKEAYQYIKRAKYKLKEIEELEKVTGHDVIAFVLSLEKSIPKYSEYIHFGLTSYDIVDTALALRCQEACGIIISSLNSLRDTIKELALRYKETPMMGRTHGMHAEPITFGLKCLSWYTETERNIKRMAEVKEENSFGKISGVVGSFSQLPPMVEEAALKKLGLKPEPVSTQVLPRDRLAHLVSVLAIIAGSLERIATEIRNLQRTEIGEVAEPFFAGQKGSSAMPHKKNPILCERVCALSRIIRSQIIPALENIPLWHERDLTNSAAERIILPLTFNLLHYSINLLTRVLKNLVVSPERMLENIRLAKGQFYSQSLLLALVKKGLKRSVAYEMVQRLSFRAQEEGKDFPKVVGEDEEIGRYLKKEELKEIFSLKKLLQNINSIFTRTIKKGREND